The DNA sequence AGTTCTGTGTTGATGTGGTTTAGATGTGACACTGATCCAATTCTGTGTTGATGTGTTTAGATGTGACTCCGGCTACGTTTGAAACCCCTGAGGGTCGCCCGGGTTCTCCTACTTCCATGCATGGGAAGCTGAAAGCGAGGAGTGGGGAGGAAGGTAAatctgctacacacacacacacacacacatgcacatgcactcacacgcaaacacagattCATGAAACCCCACTGCTGAACCATGACATCGCTAATCTGTTATTAGGCTCAGAATCTGCATGTTTGTTCCTGGAAAGGCATGGGACATTGCAGTCTGCGGGTTCAGCCCTGATTAGGCTTGTCCTGTTGTTTGtagggaaaggagaggaggaagagaagcccctcccttccctggaTAAGTTCCTGGCTAAAACCACCAGTGAGGACAACGCTTCGTTTGAGCAGATAATGGAGCTCGCTGATGACAAGGAGAAAGTCAGACATGCCTGGCTGTACGAGGCGGAGGCAGAATACAATCAGGTACTGCGCACTTCcgtatacatatacacacacaggcatgcacgcacacacagacacatgtacacacacacatacctacgcatgtacacacatatgtgcacacaaacacatactacACTCGcgcacgctcatacacacacacacacacacacacacacgcatgtatgcacacagtgcacaggTTATTGCAGTGTGCAGATTAGCATAGTATGCAGCTTTGTGTTGTGTACAGGGCAGCACAGTGTACAAGTTAGCACATTGTGCAGATCAGTATAGTGTACAAGTTAGCTTGTGCAGATTAGTGTAGTGTGCAAATTAACACATTGTGCAGAATTCCTAAAACTACAACCTTAGCTGCAGTGACGTGAGACTCTGTACTGTACAGCTATAATAATTTACTGAAAGACCTTTAACGAGACAGGCTTATTCCAACTGCtggttttaaatgtgtaattgaTGACACAGTGACTAAAGTGTGCTCCTGCTTTACCATTTTGATTGACTCTGTTTTATGTGTGCAGGTTAGCAGTGTGAAGAGTAACTGTGTGATCTGTTCCTGCAGCGGCACCAGGAGCTGATGGCCCTGCCGTCCTCTGAGCAGCAGGCCCTGGAGGCGGGGAAGGCTGGAGTCGAGACCTGGGAGTACAAGGCAAAGAATGCCCTGATGTACTACCCTGAGGGTGAGTGTGTCCCTGTACTACCCTGAGGGTGAGTGTACTCCTGTACTACCCTGAGGGTGAGTGTGTCCCTGTACTACCCTGAGGGTGAGTGTGTCCCTGTACTACCCTGAGGGTGAGTGTGTCCCTGTACTACCCTGAGGGTGAGTGTGTCCCTGTACTATCCTGAGGGTGATTGTGACCCTGTACTACCCTGAGGGTGAGTGTCTCCCTGTACTACCCTGAGGGTGAGTGTCTCCCTGTACTACCCTGAGGGTGAGTGTGTCCCTGTACTACCCTGAGGGTGAGTGTGTCCCTGTACTACCCTGAGGGTGAGTGTGTCCCTGTACTACCCTGAGGGTGAGTGTACTCCTGTACTACCCTGAGGGTGAGTGTGACCCTGTACTACCCTGAGGGTGAGTGTGTCCCTGTACTACCCTGAGGGTGAGTGTACTCCTGTACTACCCTGAGGGTGAGTGTGACCCTGTACTACCCTGAGGGTGAGTGTGACCCTGTACTACCCTGAGGGTGAGTGTACTCGTGTACTACAGTGTTAGAATGGTGGCAGATTGTAATGGGGCATGGTCTCTGTGTGATTTTAACTGAAGGTGTGAAAGACGAGGAGGCGGTGTTTAAGAAGCCGCGGGACGTGCTTCATAAGAACACACGTTTCCAAGGAGACCCTTTCAGCAAAGCCCTCAACAAGTCTCAGCTTCAGCAGGCAGCAGCCCTCAATGCACAGGTAAGCACATTTTACACAGGTTAGCACACTTTACACAGggaaacacactacacacaggtAAGCATACATTGCACAGTAAGCACACTTTACACAGGGAAACGCACTACACACAGGTAAGCATACATTGCACAGTAAGCACACTTTACACAGGGAAACGCACTACACACAGGTAAGCATACATTGCACAGTAAGCACACTTTACACAGGGAAACGCACTACACACAGGTAAGCATACATTGCACAGTAAGCACACTTTACACAGGGAAACGCACTACACACAGGTAAGCATACATTGCACAATAAGCACACTTTACACAGGGAAACGCACTACACACAGGTAAGCATACATTGCACAGTAAGCACACTTTACACAGGGAAATGCACTACACACAGGTAAGCATACATTGCACAGTAAACACACTTCACAAAGGTGAATACAGCCCATACAGGTAAAcatacctcacacacaggtaatcacacCCTTACACAGGTGAACAAACCTCTCACAGGTGAACGTTCTTCTCTGTCTTTCAGTTTAAACAGGGGAAAGTGGGTCCAGATGGGAAAGAGCTGACTGCACACGATTCCCCCAAAGTTAATGGATACGGGTTCGAGGGAaccccctctcctgctcccgGTAAGCACCTCTGCCAGCCTCTCACAGGGTGAATGCGTCAGTGTCTTGAGATTCTGGGGCCTTggacccacacacatgcagtctctctctctctctctctctctctctctctctctctctctctctctctctctctctctctctctctctctctctctctctctgtctctctctctctatctgtctctctctctctctctctctctctctcacacacacacacacacacacacacacaggattaggggttatgtgtatgtttgtagagaactgggcttgcagcACTAAATACTgtaggttcagttcccaggaggggcagcagcactgagcaAAGCCCTCaatctgaactgcttcagtaaaacatcCAGCTTATCcggctgtatgaatggattgcATATAAGAGAATGTAAGCTGTCGTAGTCACACTGGATTACAGCATCTGTTAAAGGCCTAAAATGGACATTTTAAAACGGCTCTGTGTCCCCCAGGTGTGGCGGAGTCGCCCCTGATGACGTGGGGTGAAATCGAGAGCACCCCGTTCCGTCTGGACGGCTCGGACTCGCCCTACACGGAACGCAGCCACGGCCCCTCCTTCAAGGTGATCTTTATTTTCAGGGAGGTGCCTGGCCGCCCCCATCCCATAAGGGGGCCATACTCTCTCAGTCACCTCTCTTGTGCGCTCTGGCACCCCAGTGATCGAATGAGCTCCTCAGAACAGGAAGGAGAGCAGAGACACCGCCCTTTGTCCACTCCAGACTGATGACATGCCTGTTTGCACCTTAGCTGAACTAGCGCTGAATATCATGGCTTTACTAGCCTGTCCTATGCTACAGCTCAGACTGTACTAGCAATCCCATTTGCTACTTGCTAAATCCTCAATCTTCCACTTTCTCTTAATACTATATTGCAGGTTTATGCATTTACTATTATTGGTTGTGGTGGTGATGACTTCACCACCACaaccaataataataagcatCGAAGCATCATCTCTGCTTGTTGGCTAaacctgtatatatatatatatattatatgcatttttttaagtggctctgtgtgtgtgtgtgtgtgtgtgtgtggcagattCCCGAGCCAGGCCGCAGAGAGAGGTTGGGTCTGAAAATGGCCAATGAGGCAGCGGCCAAAAACCGTGCCAAGAAACAAGAGGCGCTACGCAAGGTCACCGAGAACCTGGCCAGGTGAGTCGCAATACCTGCGTGTTACCTGTGAACCTGGTCAGGTTGCATTTCTGCGCGTTACCTGTAACTGTATGTTCAGGTAGCATTTCTGTGATCAGTCTTCAAATATATTCACACAGGTGACCAGTTCACTTCAGTCTCCATGCCTTTGCTGCTTACGTGATAAGTGTGCTGGGAATGAATGCTCATCCATGTTAAGGCCTAAtgctaaatataaatataaaatatatgtaatataaatacatataaatttataataaaataatgaaatataatgtatataagCACCTGAACTATATTTAGACTTTTGTAATGTCTTCTTCCTTCAAGCCTTAAtagcaatcatttatttttaaaaactttgctTTGCAGTAGGATATTTGTTAATTGTACTTATAAATATATGTCACTGatactgaccccccccccctttccacagTCTGACCCCCAAGGGCCTAAGCCCCGCCCTTACCCCCGCCCTGCAGAAGATGGTGAACCGCTCTTCCAGCAAGTACACGGACAAAGCGCTGAGGGCCAGctacaccccctcccctgcccacgGAGGCTCCAAAACGCCGCTCGGGGGGGTCAGCACGCCCACGGgcacccccacaccccgctCCGCCGGGACCCCCGTGTCCCAGGACCCCGCCTCCATCACGGACGACCTCCTGCAGCTGCCCAAACGCCGCAAGGCTGCCGATTTCTTCTGAACCCCCCCCCGATATCCAGCACCCCCCTTTACCTGCTGCCAGGCCTCTccgagcacttcctgtttgggggGGGCTCTTATTTTCACGTTCTGCGGCTTTCTGtacatgcgcgtgcgtgtgtacgcacGTGTGCACGGGACAAGTACACATAGtgttataaaaacagaaacctgaatacgtacacacacacgcaaacacagactCATGGACATGTGGAAAGTTTGAGGGCCTGAGGAAAGGGGGCGACACTGCCGGTGGACCGCGACTGCTGACCTGATTGTGCAGATCTACCCCGTATGCGCAGCTCTGCGTGTGCGACATGGACCTGACTGCACTGTTagggaaacagcacagactgtgTTACAGCTTACTTTGAAGACTGCGTTTTGGAGCTGTGATATGTATCCCAAGGGAGAAACCACCTCAACCCAGCAGACGCTGCTGGGTCCTGTGGTTCAACAGGATTGCCAGGATTATGTTAAAGAATTGAGACCTTTTGTACAGCAACTATGTggtgtttgtttgatttttgtttcaCTGATGAAACACATTGGGCCTAATTCACAAaacgtgtacgatcacatttgatcgtaaagtgtgtttccaagaacatttcggaATTCATCATTtctttcttatctgtatttgttcatggctgttttctTATgataatcacatgaacaggattacacataaaatgttctgcattcatcatctcatacacctgggatatgcacaaaaacaggtCAGCACATGTGttatgaatcccatattggtttttcctaggaacatttttaagaacaaaatttttgtgaatgaggcctgATGTCCTTAAAATGATCCACATAGAAGAATATTAAAGTCtgtaatatttttccaaaagtCTCTTGCTTTTTTCCCGCCTGTGCTTCCAGCAAGTTCTCCACAGTTCTGCGTCTCATAAGGCTGGGCACTGATGATTGGGCTGTCCAATCCATTTAGTGTATATCTGTTGATCTGTGCAGCACCTGAACCAAAGCATCTTCTGGGCTCAGATTGTGTGTCAAGATGCACAGGTATTGTATAACTGATGTGAGTCGCCTGAGCTGAAAAGATCTCCTGTCTTACAACCTTCAGCGTCAGTTAAACACAGATCCTAGGGTCAGCACAACATAATTTCTTCCCAGACTACTTAGGCAACAGGACCCAGGGTACCGGGTGTCATCAATCGGAGCTAAGTCTGTTCCTGTCAGAGCTAGCTCCCTCTTGTATTGTATTGAGCAAATTCAATAACTAAGAGCAGCTGTTGGCACTTGTGCACCTCTGGGTGAggtagagttagggttaggggtactTTACCTGAATGTCTTCAGTCAGGAAATAAACGTACAACCTGTCAAAAGCATGTTTACAGAGGTGTTTATGGGCGTCTGcaaaacaagtttatttttgtttagatTGAAACGTTAATTTTCCATCATAGATgcagaagaaaatggcacaaaggTCCCTTCCTCTGTAGAGCCCGGTTGAAGATTCAAATCACCCAGAAACCTTAAAGCAGAACAgagacattttaatgcattgtaCTCATCTTCCTGGTATTCTTTAAATAAGATAACGGATATTGGACCATTTATAGCAATACCAAAGAGCATTAGGGAAGGTGTAACTCAGAACTTGACGTGCTCAAAACAGAACTGGAATGGCACATTCTGAAGTGTCAAACCCACTTAATAGCACAATATGAAATTAACAGGAAAAAACAGGCATCTTGTCATTACATACACTACAggaccaaaggtatctggacaccccctggtctggggctgttctcatggtttgggctaggccccttagttctagtgaagcCAAATCTCATTGTAGTGACATTCTAGATAGTTCTGTG is a window from the Anguilla anguilla isolate fAngAng1 chromosome 14, fAngAng1.pri, whole genome shotgun sequence genome containing:
- the ess2 gene encoding splicing factor ESS-2 homolog; its protein translation is MQAIKNTPTVSGPLVTARSDTALELHKPPNEDVKTTKRKILDEETYIESLEKIIQRDFFPDVTKLRAQKDYLEAEENGDLEKMREIAIKYGSSLSKSTPRSTAPYVTPATFETPEGRPGSPTSMHGKLKARSGEEGKGEEEEKPLPSLDKFLAKTTSEDNASFEQIMELADDKEKVRHAWLYEAEAEYNQRHQELMALPSSEQQALEAGKAGVETWEYKAKNALMYYPEGVKDEEAVFKKPRDVLHKNTRFQGDPFSKALNKSQLQQAAALNAQFKQGKVGPDGKELTAHDSPKVNGYGFEGTPSPAPGVAESPLMTWGEIESTPFRLDGSDSPYTERSHGPSFKIPEPGRRERLGLKMANEAAAKNRAKKQEALRKVTENLASLTPKGLSPALTPALQKMVNRSSSKYTDKALRASYTPSPAHGGSKTPLGGVSTPTGTPTPRSAGTPVSQDPASITDDLLQLPKRRKAADFF